The Deltaproteobacteria bacterium genome has a segment encoding these proteins:
- the purF gene encoding amidophosphoribosyltransferase encodes MCFNYIKETKEFCGVVAVWRNNGQPAAPLAHRGLFALQHRGEEAAGIATCSLDGELLHLKGRGLVAESLPTYRVKDLIGDRAVGHVRYSTVNADRAENIQPFIASTPYGRIAIAHNGNLKNSNELTNELEAEGALLSTTMDTELIVHLLARSHAVNFADALRAVAKRALGAYSLTLLCDGRVYGLRDALGIRPLVLGSLKDGWVIASETCALDAMDAKFEREVRPGELIEIGPEGVKSIDLLPKAKRLAPCVFELVYFSRPNSTIFGQSVYAARNRMGVELARQDASESMRPDVVIPIPDSGNPAAIGYAHESGIPLEYGIIRSHYVGRTFILPDQDTRSHRLRLKLSIIREIVTQKRVLLIDDSVVRGNTSRMIVAMVREAGAREVWMRVASPPIAWPCYLGIDTPTREELIINREGSVDGVAQFLKCDNLRYLSIEALARAVNSNEHCYACMNGDYPV; translated from the coding sequence GTGTGTTTTAATTATATCAAAGAGACCAAAGAGTTTTGTGGGGTTGTGGCCGTATGGCGCAATAACGGTCAACCAGCGGCACCATTAGCTCACCGTGGTTTGTTTGCCTTGCAACATCGTGGCGAAGAAGCGGCTGGTATCGCAACCTGTAGCCTCGATGGTGAATTGTTACACCTTAAGGGTCGTGGTTTAGTTGCTGAAAGTTTGCCAACCTATCGGGTTAAAGACCTTATCGGTGACCGCGCTGTTGGTCATGTACGTTACTCAACCGTTAATGCAGATCGTGCTGAAAACATACAGCCCTTTATCGCATCAACACCTTATGGGCGTATTGCGATAGCCCACAATGGTAATCTTAAAAATTCTAATGAATTAACCAACGAACTCGAAGCAGAAGGCGCCTTGTTATCCACCACTATGGATACCGAGCTAATTGTGCACCTACTCGCACGCTCGCATGCCGTTAATTTCGCCGACGCCTTACGTGCTGTCGCCAAACGCGCTTTGGGTGCATACTCACTTACCCTGCTTTGTGACGGGCGCGTCTATGGCTTGCGAGATGCTTTAGGTATTCGTCCATTAGTTTTAGGCTCATTGAAAGATGGCTGGGTAATAGCATCTGAAACTTGTGCTCTTGATGCAATGGATGCCAAGTTTGAAAGAGAAGTTCGTCCCGGTGAGTTAATAGAAATTGGTCCTGAAGGGGTTAAATCTATTGATTTGCTACCAAAAGCAAAACGCTTAGCTCCTTGCGTTTTTGAGTTAGTATATTTCTCGCGTCCTAATTCTACGATTTTTGGTCAAAGTGTATATGCGGCACGCAATCGTATGGGAGTTGAATTAGCTCGCCAAGATGCTAGCGAATCCATGCGCCCAGATGTTGTTATCCCTATTCCTGATTCAGGCAATCCTGCTGCCATTGGCTATGCGCATGAAAGCGGCATACCACTTGAATATGGCATTATACGAAGTCACTATGTCGGCCGCACCTTTATCTTGCCTGATCAAGATACCCGCTCACACCGGTTGCGTCTTAAACTTTCGATAATTCGTGAGATTGTTACTCAAAAACGAGTACTGTTAATTGATGATTCAGTAGTGCGTGGCAATACCTCGCGCATGATTGTTGCAATGGTGCGAGAAGCAGGTGCACGCGAAGTTTGGATGCGTGTTGCCTCCCCTCCAATCGCCTGGCCTTGTTATTTAGGCATAGACACCCCAACCCGCGAAGAGCTGATAATTAACCGTGAAGGTTCAGTTGATGGGGTAGCGCAATTTCTTAAGTGTGACAATCTTCGTTATCTATCAATTGAAGCATTAGCACGCGCAGTTAATTCTAACGAACATTGTTATGCCTGTATGAATGGAGATTATCCAGTATGA
- a CDS encoding phosphoribosylaminoimidazolesuccinocarboxamide synthase, protein MSNTNSLTTGVYEGKAKRIVPRSANEVAIIYKDDATAFNGQKHSQFAGKGVLNSQITERLFLFLEASGIRTHHLGRLDENTLLAKPAKILPIEVVVRFLVAGSLQKRTDLPENSVCEPPIVEFYYKRDDLGDPIINEDHIRLLNAATAEEVQLLRREALAIGLKLKQLFALAEIDLVDMKLEFGRTNDGVVLCDEISPDTCRFRDHSTGNILDKDRFRHDLGDLLGGYREVLARLDSALLKSTPVIGAKS, encoded by the coding sequence ATGTCCAACACCAATTCATTAACCACCGGTGTCTATGAAGGCAAAGCAAAACGTATTGTGCCACGTTCAGCTAACGAAGTAGCAATAATCTATAAAGATGATGCTACGGCCTTTAATGGTCAAAAGCATTCACAATTTGCAGGCAAAGGTGTTCTTAACAGTCAAATCACTGAACGTTTATTCTTATTTCTTGAAGCCAGCGGCATTCGTACTCATCATCTTGGGCGTCTTGATGAAAATACACTTCTCGCAAAGCCGGCTAAAATATTGCCTATAGAAGTTGTGGTACGTTTTTTGGTTGCAGGTTCACTGCAAAAACGCACGGATTTGCCTGAGAATAGTGTTTGTGAGCCGCCAATAGTTGAGTTTTATTATAAGCGCGATGACCTTGGTGATCCGATAATCAATGAAGATCATATCCGCCTCTTAAACGCCGCTACTGCAGAAGAAGTACAGCTGCTTCGTCGCGAGGCTTTAGCTATTGGTTTAAAATTAAAACAATTATTCGCGCTAGCTGAAATTGATTTAGTTGATATGAAGTTAGAATTTGGTCGCACCAACGATGGCGTGGTGCTTTGTGATGAAATATCTCCTGATACCTGTCGTTTTCGTGACCATAGTACAGGAAATATTTTAGATAAAGACCGTTTTCGCCATGATTTAGGTGATTTACTTGGTGGTTATCGAGAAGTGTTAGCACGGCTTGATAGCGCTCTTTTAAAATCGACTCCGGTAATAGGCGCAAAATCTTAG
- the purN gene encoding phosphoribosylglycinamide formyltransferase, giving the protein MSLKSPNLRFAIFASGRGSNALALMDAFKSGFIPAELALIVANIADAPIIQKAQERGYKVAVITHKGLAREQHEQLVLAKLTEANIDYILLAGYMRILSPHFLEQFKGTVINIHPSLLPDFPGLHGAERQWQAGRKVAGATVHQVGSGVDTGPILLQGSIEVRGDEGADGLAQRILHEVEHVIYPRAVRLFIDRLIEQKN; this is encoded by the coding sequence ATGTCGTTAAAATCGCCCAACCTTCGCTTTGCTATCTTTGCATCAGGTCGCGGTTCAAATGCCTTAGCGTTAATGGATGCTTTTAAAAGTGGCTTTATTCCGGCTGAGCTTGCTTTGATTGTCGCAAATATTGCAGATGCGCCAATCATTCAAAAAGCTCAAGAACGTGGATATAAGGTCGCAGTAATTACGCATAAAGGATTAGCGCGCGAACAACATGAGCAATTAGTGCTGGCTAAATTAACCGAAGCAAACATCGATTATATTTTGCTTGCGGGTTATATGCGTATTTTAAGCCCACATTTTCTTGAACAGTTCAAGGGTACGGTAATCAATATTCATCCATCACTGTTGCCTGATTTCCCCGGTCTTCATGGTGCCGAGCGCCAATGGCAAGCTGGTCGTAAAGTGGCCGGCGCCACAGTTCACCAAGTTGGTAGTGGTGTCGATACCGGACCCATTTTATTGCAAGGCTCTATCGAAGTACGTGGTGATGAAGGCGCAGATGGTTTAGCACAGCGTATTTTGCATGAAGTTGAGCATGTAATTTACCCGCGCGCCGTGCGTTTATTTATCGATCGTTTGATTGAACAAAAAAACTAA
- a CDS encoding YncE family protein, translating into MFRISCIAMAAMFFIGCPFEEQNQKANVILCNTEFDCPSKAYKCDDGYCRLGGNECEQDDNCQSPVTSCQLLAGAYCKAGYCVYELQTAGSACQPDNKCYTSGTCNEQGACDPDTKKLCDITPEPECTNDNTLIVSNPIGECIDGECVYATSEKTCASCPGCLSGCLLDTNDDGTVEEVASGISKPDNKCLICSPETSRSRWTTRPCFDENKCTDDTCDPDIGCKYTPNDTHCNDGVDCTIDSCDIVNGCMHNPDPTRCSDDIYCTNDICDIKQGCQYFADNNRCNDNEICTIDVCIADSGCEINFDGDLCHHLAFNVTLPKILDLNAQWPTFEVYIEDAQNNLVLNANHQVSIKLIKGTGKLDGTTEVNAIAGVATFKELKYETKKEIEEIEIEASAAPFASITAKVRFKNKYNSNIFIADLKNEAIQVFSDNDFQNPVPMNLPTGTQLTIPYGFAYVPSIPAPKAATDVYLIINKNAQIYLYFDGKVQTIITPPYAKNLHSIAVHPSNKLAYVEAEGVGVVLEIKDKDLEITEVENIHIGYYFTPDGTRAYNVVEGINPSPATVWVTNTVRHLNIAIIDLPKDTIPKGCAITADSTRMYITDWQNSKILVLNIDSNSKGFHTDIQTIELKSKNPSSIALTPFNDFAYIAYDSGGVDVLDTNPQNNSYHQIIKTITDAGSSGGEHSIMSSDYGNKMYVTTNKPTGKTNLWVIDSDPNSKAFNEVKTYEIKNYAPFLCGVTPIKK; encoded by the coding sequence ATGTTTCGTATATCTTGCATTGCTATGGCAGCGATGTTTTTTATCGGATGCCCGTTTGAAGAACAAAACCAAAAAGCAAACGTCATATTATGCAATACCGAATTTGATTGCCCTTCTAAAGCATATAAGTGTGATGATGGTTATTGCAGACTTGGCGGCAATGAATGTGAACAAGATGATAATTGCCAAAGCCCAGTTACTTCATGTCAACTATTAGCGGGCGCATATTGCAAGGCAGGATATTGTGTATACGAGTTACAAACCGCTGGTAGTGCCTGCCAACCAGATAACAAATGTTACACCAGCGGTACTTGCAACGAGCAAGGCGCTTGTGATCCAGATACTAAAAAACTCTGTGATATTACACCAGAGCCAGAATGCACCAATGACAATACCTTAATTGTTAGTAACCCTATCGGTGAATGTATTGATGGTGAATGTGTTTATGCAACTTCAGAAAAAACCTGTGCATCTTGTCCTGGCTGTTTAAGTGGCTGCCTGCTTGATACTAACGATGATGGTACTGTTGAAGAAGTTGCCTCTGGCATCAGCAAACCCGACAATAAATGCCTTATCTGTTCACCTGAGACTAGTAGGTCACGTTGGACCACCCGCCCTTGCTTTGACGAAAATAAATGTACTGATGATACTTGTGATCCAGATATTGGCTGCAAATATACACCAAACGATACTCATTGTAATGATGGTGTCGATTGTACAATCGATAGTTGCGATATTGTAAATGGATGTATGCATAACCCAGATCCAACGCGCTGTTCTGATGACATTTATTGTACCAATGATATTTGTGATATAAAACAAGGGTGTCAATATTTTGCTGACAACAATCGCTGCAATGATAACGAAATTTGTACTATCGATGTCTGCATCGCCGATAGCGGCTGCGAAATAAATTTTGATGGCGACTTATGTCATCATTTGGCCTTTAACGTAACCTTACCGAAAATTTTAGATCTTAATGCTCAATGGCCTACGTTTGAGGTGTATATAGAAGATGCACAAAACAACTTAGTTTTAAATGCTAATCATCAAGTTAGCATTAAATTAATTAAGGGTACGGGCAAACTTGATGGTACAACTGAAGTAAATGCAATTGCTGGCGTAGCTACTTTTAAAGAACTTAAATACGAAACCAAAAAAGAAATAGAAGAGATCGAAATAGAAGCAAGCGCAGCGCCATTTGCCAGTATTACCGCTAAGGTCAGATTTAAAAACAAGTATAATTCAAATATCTTTATTGCCGATTTAAAAAATGAAGCCATCCAGGTTTTCAGCGACAATGATTTTCAAAATCCAGTTCCCATGAATCTACCAACTGGCACACAATTAACTATACCTTACGGTTTTGCCTATGTCCCTTCTATTCCGGCCCCAAAAGCGGCTACTGATGTTTACCTGATTATTAATAAAAACGCGCAGATCTATTTATACTTTGATGGTAAAGTGCAAACAATTATTACCCCACCATATGCAAAAAATCTGCATAGTATTGCAGTACATCCTTCAAATAAACTTGCTTACGTAGAAGCCGAAGGTGTTGGTGTAGTATTAGAAATTAAAGATAAAGACTTAGAGATTACTGAAGTAGAAAATATACATATTGGCTATTACTTTACCCCAGATGGAACTAGGGCTTACAACGTCGTTGAAGGTATTAACCCCAGTCCTGCTACAGTATGGGTTACTAATACAGTTAGACATTTGAACATCGCAATAATTGATTTGCCCAAAGATACTATACCAAAAGGTTGTGCTATTACTGCAGACAGTACACGCATGTACATAACCGACTGGCAAAACAGTAAAATTCTGGTTTTAAATATTGATTCTAATAGCAAAGGGTTCCATACAGATATTCAAACAATAGAACTTAAAAGTAAAAACCCTAGCAGTATTGCCCTAACCCCATTTAATGATTTTGCTTATATCGCTTATGATTCAGGTGGGGTAGATGTTCTTGATACTAATCCGCAAAACAACAGCTATCACCAAATTATAAAAACAATTACCGATGCGGGCAGTTCTGGTGGAGAGCATAGTATTATGTCATCTGATTATGGCAATAAAATGTACGTAACCACTAACAAACCAACAGGCAAAACAAATTTATGGGTTATAGATAGTGACCCAAATTCAAAAGCGTTTAATGAAGTTAAAACTTACGAAATTAAAAATTATGCGCCATTTTTATGCGGGGTTACACCAATTAAAAAGTAG
- a CDS encoding phosphoribosylformylglycinamidine cyclo-ligase, whose protein sequence is MTLSYKDAGVDINAADDFVERIARLAKTTHNQAVFSHHSKYAGLIRLDVNGMQEPLLAATCDGVGTKLLIAKMANSFEGLGQDLVAMSVNDLLPLGARPLLFLDYMAVGKLDASTMEAIVASIANACRECGCVLLGGETAEMPGLYAPGDFDLAGFAVGTVDKACLPKPELMQAGDVILALPSSGIHSNGISLARAALFERGQLGIDTKPVSLGGKTLAQELLTPTALYVQPVLRLFNKYNFHAAAHITGGGLLLRGKKLARQGLRLNIDPQTYQIHPIFKLIGDTGNVSPAELASTFNMGLGFVAIFAAKTAKQVLAEFSNDGWLEVGRVNSGKAGIDLGFASADLEE, encoded by the coding sequence ATGACGCTATCATATAAAGATGCTGGCGTTGATATAAATGCTGCTGATGATTTTGTTGAGCGCATTGCTCGGCTGGCTAAAACAACTCATAACCAAGCGGTTTTCTCTCATCATAGTAAATATGCCGGCCTTATTAGACTTGATGTAAATGGTATGCAAGAACCACTCTTAGCAGCCACTTGTGATGGTGTCGGCACAAAATTATTGATTGCTAAAATGGCCAATAGCTTTGAAGGCCTTGGTCAAGATTTAGTAGCAATGAGTGTTAATGATTTATTGCCACTTGGGGCACGACCACTATTATTTTTAGATTACATGGCGGTTGGCAAACTTGATGCTTCAACCATGGAAGCTATCGTAGCCTCAATCGCTAACGCTTGTCGTGAGTGCGGCTGCGTTTTACTCGGCGGTGAGACTGCAGAAATGCCAGGCCTTTATGCCCCAGGCGACTTTGATTTAGCTGGTTTTGCCGTTGGTACTGTTGATAAAGCTTGCTTGCCCAAGCCAGAACTGATGCAAGCTGGTGATGTAATATTGGCCTTACCTTCAAGTGGGATCCACTCAAACGGGATCTCACTTGCACGCGCAGCTTTATTTGAACGTGGCCAGTTGGGTATTGATACTAAGCCAGTATCTTTAGGCGGAAAAACTTTAGCCCAAGAATTGCTGACACCAACAGCACTTTATGTTCAACCTGTTCTACGTTTGTTTAACAAATATAATTTTCATGCCGCTGCTCACATTACCGGTGGCGGCTTGCTTTTACGCGGCAAAAAATTAGCGCGTCAGGGTTTACGCTTAAATATCGATCCGCAAACTTATCAAATTCATCCAATTTTCAAACTTATTGGCGATACTGGTAATGTCTCACCAGCTGAACTCGCTTCTACTTTTAATATGGGTTTAGGTTTTGTTGCGATATTTGCTGCAAAAACCGCAAAGCAAGTATTAGCTGAGTTTAGTAATGACGGTTGGCTTGAAGTCGGACGAGTTAATAGCGGCAAAGCAGGTATCGATTTGGGCTTTGCTAGCGCTGATCTTGAGGAGTAA
- a CDS encoding diguanylate cyclase — protein sequence MKRKTVAFISENAFDYYQTRMLSGARSAANELDLNLVRFSIENSLYPNRLNDQLEIVVSLMQEFNPDGLMFLGWSGDIQNREKEFLTMIRERFFIPIASIGRVINGVPSIRMSEGCFNQLLEHLYNEHQFRRIVFIEPHNPDDRYQEYVKFMQQRGIYDDSLIVHANILTECNDWLFKKRAIRIAEILLDERKIIPDVIMSMFTYEAFFLLEELKRRGFNIPEDIALTSWEDGERGRYATPSLTSVYYPFFEQGYEGVKLIARLLRGEDVPMSNSFGGSLNIRRSCGCVPEKVGRAYIHNAQPQKTKSLDFISNRQLLLDELNKSINILNSDELLESFETQLQSFDGQSFIRYIEKKIHANISDILNIYTIQDEVLTFRAIISPYLGEQTKQINNTCNIWLQSQIVIQENIEGALGLSQTIEKGNSYIRQEIGHGIVTSLDLQKILNIFENGLWKIGVTNCLIVLHNQKNFEKGESKPTFIYLNQQGVSQNDARYKLSSKALISKMLADETTNHTLLSFIMHINFELVGYIIFEIEPQSEDESVFHLLSSQLCSSIYGAKMLSTLRRINNDLSSAQTKIIKNMQEIQEKTVALEQSNEKLSQLDSLKNDFFANITHDFRSPLTVILNNAELGLKNETEYSIPMVKKRYSAIVSASLKLKEIIDRLLELAKMDAQGVKLKIQKIDIKKYLIKTADFFRSAVSSSAIEIKIDFPYEGSSNFYTDPVKLDEVLHNVLSNAIKYVDPNKGLITISFSEDVSRFAIKIADNGIGIPKDKLETIFNRFEQLDSAQGGLYKGTGIGLVFTRQLVGFLGGTIRAESEGLGKGANFIIELNKIPPSGLVIDNTSQYEPEIEQSDLKYKQAHDIIETSLLERLNDNEPIYHFGQLNRDNEFDPKKGVIVVIDDNCYILEIVQEYLRNADYNNYVLANNGKAGIEAIYNTHPDLVLSDYNMPKMRGDQIHDLLCTNPDFIDLPFIFMTAVSSREIILDRRLKGAIGFLKKPLNEREFIVNVNAAMKKHMEFKKILKQATSDSLTGLANKQTIFSYLLDKLCLRIYRKISVIFLDIDNFKDCNDTYGHQTGDIVLASIGKLIAKVLRSYDRAGRFGGEEFLIVLPEADMQAAQIAAEKLCELIAKQTFNKGDKTFSITASFGVASLTDNESYISNNLKITKLNEIFEVVDVTKADWEYIDSLKEKIAILLIDMADKALYQAKQTTCKSCGYSSTKWHDFQNGKCSNCESLKLNIGRNRVVGFKG from the coding sequence ATGAAACGAAAGACAGTCGCTTTCATTTCTGAAAACGCGTTTGATTATTATCAGACACGTATGCTCTCTGGTGCAAGGAGCGCGGCGAATGAGCTTGATTTAAATTTGGTGCGTTTTTCTATTGAAAATAGTCTTTATCCCAACCGTTTAAATGATCAGCTTGAAATCGTTGTTTCTCTAATGCAAGAGTTTAATCCTGATGGATTGATGTTTCTTGGTTGGAGTGGAGATATTCAGAATCGTGAAAAAGAGTTTCTCACTATGATACGTGAGAGATTCTTTATCCCAATAGCTAGTATAGGTAGAGTTATAAATGGTGTTCCATCTATTCGTATGAGTGAGGGTTGTTTTAATCAACTACTCGAACATTTATATAATGAGCATCAATTTCGTCGTATCGTTTTTATAGAACCGCATAATCCAGACGACCGTTATCAAGAATATGTAAAGTTTATGCAACAACGAGGGATATATGACGACTCATTGATAGTTCACGCCAATATTCTTACAGAATGTAACGACTGGTTATTTAAAAAACGCGCCATAAGAATTGCCGAAATACTATTAGATGAAAGGAAAATTATTCCCGACGTAATAATGTCAATGTTTACATATGAGGCGTTTTTTCTATTAGAGGAACTCAAGCGGAGAGGTTTCAATATCCCCGAAGACATTGCATTGACCAGTTGGGAAGATGGAGAGCGCGGCAGATATGCAACCCCATCGCTTACTTCTGTTTATTATCCGTTTTTCGAGCAAGGCTACGAAGGGGTAAAACTTATTGCACGTCTTTTACGTGGTGAAGATGTACCAATGTCAAATAGCTTTGGTGGTAGTCTCAACATTAGACGTTCTTGCGGATGTGTGCCTGAGAAGGTGGGACGCGCATATATACATAACGCTCAACCACAGAAAACTAAGTCTTTAGATTTTATATCAAACAGGCAATTACTACTTGATGAGTTAAATAAATCAATAAATATACTTAATAGTGATGAACTCTTAGAATCATTCGAGACGCAGCTGCAAAGTTTTGATGGACAAAGTTTTATTAGGTATATTGAGAAAAAAATTCATGCTAATATCTCAGACATTTTAAATATTTATACGATTCAAGATGAGGTTTTAACATTTAGGGCGATTATTTCCCCTTATCTTGGAGAACAAACCAAACAAATAAATAATACCTGTAATATTTGGCTACAAAGTCAAATTGTTATTCAAGAAAATATTGAGGGTGCATTAGGGCTAAGTCAAACTATTGAAAAAGGAAACTCGTATATAAGGCAAGAAATCGGACATGGCATTGTTACATCTTTAGATCTACAAAAGATTTTAAATATATTTGAAAACGGGTTATGGAAGATCGGCGTTACTAATTGTCTTATTGTGCTTCATAACCAAAAAAACTTTGAAAAAGGTGAAAGCAAACCTACCTTTATCTATTTAAATCAACAAGGTGTATCTCAAAATGATGCAAGGTATAAGCTATCAAGCAAAGCTTTAATTTCAAAAATGCTTGCTGATGAGACAACAAATCATACTTTGCTGTCGTTTATCATGCATATCAATTTTGAACTAGTTGGTTACATAATTTTTGAAATTGAACCACAGAGTGAAGACGAAAGTGTATTTCACTTACTATCGTCTCAATTATGTAGCTCCATTTATGGAGCAAAAATGCTAAGCACACTTAGACGTATTAATAACGATTTAAGCTCAGCGCAGACAAAAATAATTAAAAATATGCAAGAAATTCAAGAGAAAACTGTGGCTCTTGAACAATCAAATGAAAAGCTATCGCAGCTTGATAGCCTAAAAAATGACTTTTTCGCAAATATCACCCATGATTTTCGTTCACCACTTACGGTTATTTTGAATAACGCCGAATTAGGCCTTAAAAATGAGACTGAATATTCAATACCGATGGTGAAAAAACGATATTCAGCCATAGTAAGCGCATCATTAAAACTTAAAGAGATAATCGATAGGCTATTAGAATTAGCTAAAATGGACGCTCAAGGCGTCAAATTAAAAATCCAAAAAATTGATATTAAAAAATATTTAATAAAAACCGCAGATTTTTTTCGTTCTGCCGTATCTTCTTCAGCGATTGAAATTAAAATTGACTTCCCCTATGAGGGAAGTTCAAACTTTTATACTGACCCCGTTAAACTTGATGAAGTTTTACATAACGTTCTTTCAAATGCCATTAAATATGTAGACCCCAATAAAGGTCTAATAACCATCTCTTTTTCTGAAGATGTTAGCAGATTCGCAATAAAAATTGCTGATAATGGTATTGGTATTCCTAAGGATAAACTTGAAACAATATTTAATCGTTTTGAGCAATTAGATTCAGCACAAGGTGGATTATATAAGGGTACTGGTATCGGTCTTGTTTTTACGCGCCAGCTGGTGGGATTTCTGGGTGGCACTATACGAGCAGAGTCAGAGGGGTTAGGCAAGGGTGCTAACTTTATTATTGAACTTAATAAAATACCACCGAGTGGTTTAGTAATAGATAATACAAGCCAATATGAACCAGAAATTGAACAATCTGACCTAAAATATAAACAGGCACATGACATTATTGAAACAAGTCTATTAGAAAGACTTAATGATAATGAACCGATATATCATTTCGGACAATTAAATAGAGATAATGAATTTGATCCGAAAAAAGGAGTAATCGTAGTAATTGATGATAATTGCTATATACTCGAGATAGTACAAGAATACTTACGTAATGCCGACTATAACAATTATGTGCTGGCCAATAATGGTAAAGCTGGCATAGAAGCTATTTATAATACTCATCCTGATTTGGTTTTAAGTGACTACAATATGCCCAAAATGCGGGGCGACCAAATACACGATTTATTATGTACCAATCCTGATTTTATTGACCTGCCTTTTATTTTTATGACCGCAGTATCAAGTCGAGAAATCATTCTTGACCGTCGTCTTAAAGGAGCAATAGGTTTTTTAAAAAAGCCGCTAAATGAAAGGGAGTTCATTGTTAATGTTAATGCGGCCATGAAAAAACATATGGAGTTTAAAAAAATATTAAAACAAGCAACAAGCGACAGTCTGACGGGTTTAGCAAACAAACAAACAATTTTTTCTTATTTACTCGATAAATTATGTCTGCGGATTTATAGAAAGATATCTGTTATTTTTCTTGATATTGACAATTTTAAAGATTGCAATGACACTTATGGGCATCAGACCGGTGATATAGTACTTGCTTCTATCGGAAAATTAATTGCAAAAGTGTTGCGTAGTTATGATCGAGCTGGGCGTTTTGGAGGTGAAGAATTCCTTATAGTGCTACCAGAGGCTGATATGCAAGCGGCGCAGATTGCTGCTGAAAAATTATGCGAATTAATAGCAAAACAAACTTTTAATAAAGGCGACAAAACATTCTCTATAACAGCAAGCTTTGGTGTAGCATCGCTTACGGATAATGAATCATATATTAGCAATAATTTAAAAATAACTAAGTTGAACGAGATATTTGAGGTTGTTGATGTTACCAAGGCTGATTGGGAATACATTGATTCCCTTAAAGAAAAAATTGCCATATTATTAATCGACATGGCTGATAAAGCTCTTTATCAAGCCAAGCAAACAACTTGTAAAAGTTGTGGTTACTCCTCGACCAAATGGCATGATTTTCAAAATGGTAAATGCTCCAATTGCGAGAGTTTAAAATTAAACATAGGACGTAATCGTGTAGTTGGTTTTAAAGGTTAG